From the genome of Segatella hominis, one region includes:
- a CDS encoding 30S ribosomal protein S16, which produces MATKIRLQRGGRKSYAFYSIVIADVRAPRDGKFTEKIGTYNPNTNPATVDLNFDRALYWVETGAQPTDTVRNILKGEGVYLMKHLRGGVKKGAFDEAEAQKRFDAWKNGADQKVSAVRDAEAKAKKEAAAKELEAEKKMNEAIAKKVADKKAAQAAAQAEAEAAATAEETPAEDAPAEA; this is translated from the coding sequence ATGGCAACAAAAATCAGATTGCAGCGCGGCGGTCGTAAGAGCTATGCTTTCTACAGCATCGTAATCGCTGACGTTAGAGCACCACGTGATGGTAAATTTACTGAGAAGATTGGTACTTACAACCCTAACACCAATCCTGCTACTGTAGATTTGAATTTCGATCGTGCCCTCTACTGGGTAGAGACAGGTGCACAGCCAACAGACACAGTACGTAACATCCTCAAGGGCGAGGGCGTTTACTTGATGAAGCACCTCCGTGGTGGCGTTAAGAAGGGCGCATTCGACGAGGCTGAGGCTCAGAAGCGTTTCGACGCTTGGAAGAACGGCGCAGACCAGAAGGTTTCTGCAGTTCGTGACGCTGAGGCTAAGGCTAAGAAGGAAGCTGCTGCTAAGGAGCTCGAGGCTGAGAAGAAGATGAATGAAGCAATCGCAAAGAAGGTAGCTGACAAGAAGGCTGCTCAGGCTGCTGCTCAGGCAGAGGCTGAGGCTGCTGCAACTGCTGAGGAAACTCCAGCAGAGGACGCTCCTGCAGAGGCTTAA